The Plasmodium gaboni strain SY75 chromosome Unknown, whole genome shotgun sequence genome includes a region encoding these proteins:
- a CDS encoding putative membrane protein (conserved Plasmodium membrane protein, unknown function) yields the protein QKIQYILSCIRTSTILKSKIRKDLEKQSFLFDDYTYGTFLND from the coding sequence GACAGAAAATTCAATACATTTTAAGCTGCATAAGGACATCAACTATTCTGAAAAGCAAAATAAGAAAAGATCTAGAAAAACAATCATTCTTATTTGATGATTACACATATGGAACCTTTTTAAATgattaa